The DNA window CATGGCCAGAGGTTTCTGGAAGTTGGGGCAGTGGGGGATGTCACCTTCAGATATCCTAACAAATGCATATGATTTGATTTTGATGATGATGAAATGtaaatattggaaaataaatcagtGTTTTAACtatattgtttaaaaatatatatattttttaaaagccattGTCTGTTGTGTTGGACTGTGGTATGGGAGACTGTGTTCTGTTCACAACTTTACGCTTGTGCTGTAGACACACACCTTGCTGTGTGACTTGCAGCCTGTCCTGTGGGCCACACAGCCCCATCCTGTCCACAGCCAATGGGCCACTGGAATGGGAGCACCAGTGACGCCTCATGCAAGCAGAGCCTCTTCTCAGCCACTAGAAGGCCTAAAGCCCAGCCCCGTTCACACTGTGAGCCCCGTGTCCCGGGGGGACCCTCTCAGTGGGCAGTTAGAGGTAAACAGAGATGAGGTGAGGAAAGCTCACCACGACAAACCCCAGGTGTCTCAAGACAGTCTTGGTGGAGGAGGAGGCTCACCATAGCCTACCCCATACCATCCCCTTGGCTGTGATGCCCAAAGCAGGTCTAGGAAGGGCTGGTCATTTTGCAGAGAGGCCCTGAAGCTGTCGGGGAGGGAGGGCTTACTCACCAAGACCCCATCCTTCCTCTTTTGCTTTTGCTCATAATTTAAACTTCCCTGACAAATTGAAACAGTGTCAGGTGAGATTGGCCCACAAGAAAGCCCACCTGGCACCACTCCAGGAAGCACACCACAAGAGAAGAGTCTGGTCTGCCGAGCGTCTGCTTTTGCAAGGCAGCTCAGAATGGAGGGAGATTGGGCCCGGGTTTGGGGAGGGATGGAGGTTGGAAATTTCTTCAGGTGTGGTCACTTTGGCACTGTGTTTGTAGGTTGCGAAAGTGCATGTCCGGGGTTTGCAAACAGTTGTGTAATGTCATGGGTGAATCCAGACTGGGGGGCCTGCTGAGACCCAAGCCCAAGATCAGGTATTTATAAGGCCTCTTCCTGCCACCGTCTAGGTACTCCCCAGCACAGCGGCCTCACAAGCAAAGATCAGGGCATTGAATAAAGTCTCATGTTGTACTGTCTCCTATAAAACATCCTAACGTCATCCATTCACGATATGAAATCATTGTATTTCTCTCCAATCGGTTTCAGCCCTGGGGTCAACTGGATTCTGAAGGGCTTCACCTGGGCTAAGGGTGTGTCCTGTCCTTTCTGCACCAGCCCCTGGCTAGTGGCCTACGTCAGGGAGTCCTTCTGTGCTCCCTCTTCTGGACAAGTATTGAGAGGAGGGGGAGATAGTTGGGAAAAGGGTGAAGGCATCCTTACCCAGTCGACCCCTGCCATAGTCCACCAGGAAGGCAGGCATAATTGTGTGCTCCCTTCAAAGGGCCTAGAGCTGGTGGGGCTCCCCATGGTCACTTCGTAGACACACAGGGTCTCTCTTCAACTAGACTTCTTCCTGCCTACTATTTCTTGGGCGCTGGGTTCGCCTCACACAGACCTTGGGATCCAGCATAACGGCTCTTGCCCAGTTTCCTCTTGTCAGGGGACTCGGGCAAGTGCAGCCTAGGGACACTCTTGCAGCATAACTGACATGTCATCTCCACCCACCACCTTCCTCCAATCTCTAGTCCTCTGGTCAGCTGAAGGCCGCCTCGTGAGGGACCCCCGGGAAAGGAGTGCTGGCCTTCCTTTTGGCACACCCCCATTCCTCACGCTCTTCTCTCAgatccaccctgggccttgaggaAAGAGACTCCACTGTGTTCTCCATCAATACCACATCGGCAACCCTTCCCCCCAGTGGACTCCTTATGAAGGCTGGGGTGGAAGGGGACGATGTGCTGGGTGGAGGCACAGGGCTGGTTATGTCACCTCTTAGTAAGCCCTGAAGAGGTGTTTGACCTCAGGTGTCAGTGGTTTTCTCTAGAACAATAGGGCACACCTCTTTACCCTCATCCTTAAGCCATACTTGCCAGTACTGGGGCGACCAAAAGAGCCCTACCTAATATCCTGTTATGCATAGAGCTAAATACAGAGCTGCAGGTGTGGCCTGACCCACTTAAGATGACATCGGGTCTGTGTGCACCTTAATCAGCATGTTGGACTTCGGTGTTGCCACGCCTCAGACCACATGAGCtcctgaaagaaatacccccgatGTGTAGGGCACACTTCTAAGCTGAGTCAAGGGGATTATTCCACCATGCCTGGACATATCTAAGCACACGGACAGCCTGCTGGTGCCTACTGGGTTGGATATTTTTCATGGGGTGTGTCAGGGATGTGGCACGTGGGCGAGGAAGAGGGTTATCCTGAGAAGGGTCGAGAGGGGACAAAGGCAGGAATGAAAGAGCAGCATGGTCACCTCCCAACCTCCCACCATGACAGGCATCTGAGACAGAAGGTGGCGAGGTCATCTCCACATAGGACGCTAGGAGTCCCAGGACCCAAGCCTCATTGCTAAGGCAAAGGTGGCTTTGGGGGCACTGGGAGTTTCCTCCTTGACAGGACGTCAGAGCACTGGGGGTGGCTACAGTACAGCATTGTTCATATTAGTGGACAACACCAAGAGCCTGGTGGTGTATTAATAGGGCACCGTTAAACATAGTCAACGGGGTGACGTGGAAAGATAGAAACCCTACAGGAAAGGACGGATCTGGGATCTTGTCGAGTCAGAGTTAAATAATAGCTGGATTTAATCTGTATGAAGTCACAGAGAGACTTACTTCCAGGCAAGGCCAAGGGCGCCTTTCTGGGTGGTAGGGAAGTATAGTCCTCAAGGTGGTGGTGCCAGGAGTGTGTGCAAATTCAAACTCACCAAGCTGTACAACCCAAACCAGCGCCCTAGGCTGCCTGTGCAACCTCGATAAAAATAGAAAGTAAAGAGCTATGATTTTAATAAAGATGCCTGTATTGTCATCTTGagcaaaataaaaaaccaaaaagCCTCAGCGCATAGAGTGGTACACGTGTGAGAACAATCGAAAGGCGTGCGTGAGAAAAGGCAGGAATTGAAACACATCAGTAAAAGGGATTGCCTTGAGATTGTGAGAATATGCCTGATTTTTCCCTACTTTCTGTTTTTTCCCAATTTCGTGCCATGAGCATATGTTGGTTTTATAATTAGATCTTTGTTTTTCAGATAAAAGACCATCTGCTATCTTTATAGTCCATCTCACCATCAAGCCAATCCTGATCTGGAGTCAACTCAAGCCCCAAGCATTTTCCAAAGAGCTGCCATAAAGCAGGATTTTAAGTCACTGTACTTCTGTCATTGACCCTTCCAACTCAAGAAGAAGCAACGTTCTTCCCCATCTGTTGATGATGCTTTGAGCATATGGCCTAGAGGTGGTGTGAGCAAGGGAAAAAGCAACCTCTGGAACATCAGTGCAAGAGATGGAGCTGCTGTTTGAAAACTAGCCCCAAAGCAGAGGTGGTGTGAGACACTTTCCAACGTGGGCATCAAGTCTGGAGTAGGAAACTGATCAAAGGATTATTTCTCATGGGGTCCGAACACCATACATCAGAGACTGAGAGCCATGCAAACCgagaagagagaacagagaagcAGAGAcgagaaaccaagtcacagagtgaTCAGGAGCTAGCTCGTTATTTTCCGTCCAGAGCAGAGTTTCATTTATTAATTACTAAAGAATTTCTCATGGGTCCTCACTTAGTGGTGCATCCTTGGAATGGACCCCCACCCCAGAGGTAACTGGAACAGCTCTTTGGACAGACACTGCAAGGAGGGTgaacaccctgctgagttgtactTCCTAGTTTCAGCCCATGAATCCTCACCCCTTTTCCCAAACTGCGTGGAATTATGTACTATTTAAGTACAAGCTGACCCTGGGTCTAGAACGTCAAACGGGAGGGGTGAGGAAATGGAAACTCACAGAGGGGAAGTAAGGAGTCAAAGTCATCCCCCAGGCACTGAGCGACCCCGAACTTCCTCCATGACTTCACAGTGCCCTCTGGGGGTGAGCAGGCCCTCACATCCTCAGCCACCCTGATGGCAGTCACCAGGGACACGGGTCTACACAGCGACAGTAAGAACCAACAACAGTCACAAACAGAAACATAACATTTGGCCAAGAGTTTCGCCCAAGAGCCAGACCCGTGAACACACAGGCCATCCTTCAAAGAGCCCAAACCAGAGCTGTGTTACTTAATGTGGTATAAATTTTTATGTCCGTTTATTGGTATCCTGGGTGGCCAACGCTTTCTGAAGCGCCCTTTGTATGTCTCTGTTTGAACAGTCCACTGAGGGCAGGGGTCTGAAGAGGATGGACATCCCTGTAACATTTGATCTTGACCACAGACATAGAGAATAGGCTTATGGGTTGTTGGTTGTCTGTTTGTTTTTAACCCTATTTCACAGATAAGGAAACAAGGTACAGCGAGAATCAGTGACTTTGTCTAGAGTTAAGTAATAAATAATGAAGCCAGGATGGATCCCTACAGCATAGCCACACTGTTGCCTTTTGAATCACATGCATGGGATGAACTTGGACGAATGCCCCCTAATTCACTGTCCTCCTGCTGGGTACCGAGTCGTGAGCACTGTCGTAATCGTCATACACCCCATGCCGGGTGGTTCTCCAGGGCTGAGCTGTTTCTGTACTTTTCTGACTTTTTCTGAGtagtcatttttttctattctccAAGAACTGACCGCCTTTCAGTTTCTAGTTTGCTGATACTCATCTGCTCCAGGCACGGTCTCCAGGAAACTCATTTTATTAGGGAAAAACAAAGGTtctcaaaatttatttaaaaaataaactctaaGAAAGGATCACTGAAGGAGTATCTAAGAACTCGGTGTTAATTGTGAGTTTGGTATCTACTAAATGCCTGCTGTGGGTGCCTCTTATAATCTTCCCAACAAACCCACTGAAGGGCTGCTCTTATTCAGCCCACTACACAGAGGAGAAAGCTGAGAGTAGAGTCGGGCTTCAAGCTTGACAGTCTGACCCCAGGGGCCACTTGCTCAGTCTGGGTACTAGGctacctccacaggtttgggagcttattattttgcttttttggaGTCTCCTTGGCCTTCTTGTGGATCATGAGCCATAGCTTCTTATTTCATCTCTGAAGTAATGGAAGCCCAGGAGTGCTCTTGAGGCTCAGCTCTGTTGTCATTAGTTTGAGGTTTGGAGATAAGTCACCAAACACCAAGAGAACTTGACAGGACTGCACACAGTGTTAGCACAGAATCCTGGACATGACCACATTAATTTCTCTCCAAATAAATTATGTCCTTGGGTGAGGAACTCAGCCACCTGTCAATCTGCCTGGGTGCGGGCAATCATAAATGCTCACTGGATTGGAGGGTCATGCAAAGAAATGCATGAGGATATGCGCCATGGGATACTCAGGGAAACATGGGAAAGGCGCCTTGTTCCCAGGTGAACCTATGGTTAAGACCCTCTAGACAACCAGCTATTTTAGTTTACAAAGAAAAACAGGGTGGTGAGCCCATGTGAGTGAGCTATGGTGGGACAGGGGATGGAACGAGAGTGGGCAAAAGGGGCACATGTAAAAAAAGTAGGGTTCccctttgaaatatatatataaagttggcTTTAATCGGGAGCAACTATTAAAAGAGTCTGGCTTTCTCATCCATTCAGCCTTACCACAGCAAGGCCCTGTGGTCTTCTGTAAATCATTTGCATCTTGGACACCAATTTCTTTTATTCAAACATGGGCTTTTGATTAGATGGCTATGTCTTCCTCTCGCTCTAATATCCCTTAATTCTTTCTGGTTTCTAACAGACTCTGTGTAGTGGGATGAGCAGAGAacaaaagtgaaataaatcatgGAATGGGAGAAGCTGGcaaataaataaagccagagctcttctctgtagtctattttaaatgaaacttagaaggaaaaaaaaaaaaagaaaaaaagaagaactgTTCTCTGTTTCTTTTCCCCTGCAATACACTTATTCATTAATCTCCGCCCCCCTTTAAGAGAAACTGTGCATTTCCTACTTCTAAACTGGCTGTATACTCAATTTGCACAGCTCAGTTAGCCAGAGGAGCTGAGACATCCGTTTCCCCCTACAAGAAACTCTGGTAAGTCATCTCTCAGCCTCTGGGTCTCTTAGCTCAGCTTCTGTGATGAGTAAAACCTTTACAGGAAACGCAGAGAAGACATCTGGCAGCACCAGGTGCCCAGAGAACTATCTTAAAATATGATCTTTAATAGAAGGAAAGAATTGGGATGTAGGACAAGGGCCAGAGTAAGATAGCATCAAAGATACAAAAACATGATTACGATTGAAAGACTGAAGAGGGAGTAATATTACTTTTAAAACAAGTGAATCCTCACCTCTGAGAAAGAAAGACTTCCAGAGAGAGGAgtctgttgaaatctcagcagggACTCTCCTGAGTTAAGGAGAACTGAAACTACTCCTGTGGGTGCCATTGAGCATGTGCGCCCCCCCACAAGCTAAATCCCGTactaccccaccccaccccatctgCCCAAAAAAGGGAAGCCTCAAAAATTGTCCAATTTAATATCAAATTACAAACATCAAATAAAGTTTCCTTCTAGTGTGTCAGTTCCATTTAGGATACAATTCCTTTTCTGGCTCAGAGTTAAAGTGAGATTTCTCTGGGTGTTTCTTTAAGCCACCTCATGTGAGGTCCAGGGAGTTCATGAATAACCAGGATTAATTAGAGAGGATTTTCAGCTCAAGGGGTGGAATTTGAATACACTGACCAAGCCAGCTAGTTGTAAAGCCAAACTGCCTCAAACCAAGGACATCCACCTTTGGAAGAAGATGAAGTGTTTTCTTTTGGgtcatttctttgtgtttgtaTGACAGCTCTTAGATGTGACAACTCAGAAACTACCAACACAAACTCCAGAGAAAAATGTTAGGATGGCAGCTTGGTTTGATCACTGGTGTTGGCTTCTGTCACCTTCTTGGGGACTTGGGCATCAACCCATTCCACTCTGACAATGGGTCACCAGTGGAGGGTCCGGTTCTTTAATTCTTTTGCCAAGAAGGTAGCATGGTGGTTGGGTGACATAGTGGTTGCAGTGCAGTTCCTTCCTTGCTGTGTGGCTTTGGGCAAATTACTCATTCTTCCTGTGCTTGGGGGGTCCTGTCTGCAAAATGCGAACAATATTACCTGCCTCATAATGTTGCCCAGAGGATTAAATGAACAACTGGGTATGAAGCTCAGCATGGTGATTGGCCTCGAGTACATACCTGGggacctggtgattcttactggatCACTGGTGGTGTGTGTTTTTCATGAGTTAAATAACTCTGGGGAGCAGCCAGTTCCATATAGATTACAAAACAGTGACTTACACTGTGCCTGATTCTGTTTCTCAAAATTGCTATCCTCACTACATTCACCGCACATTGCCATAGAAAGCAAACTTTTCCTTGATGAGATGGTGCTTTTGCGAATTTCAGCTCCATCTGGTGGGTAGGGAGGAAAGCAGCAAAACTTACCTTCCCAGAAAAGTGGATTGTTTGGAAACAAGAAGGAAGTTCCGTTAAATGTAGAAATCTATGCATCAAAGGAAAGACCTGTTAAAGTAGAAAAGAGTGTGCACTCAGAACAGACCACTAACTACACTCAGCTTCATGAAATATCACTTTTTGTCTATTCACAGGATCAAACAAGATGGATTATCAAGTGTCAAGTCCCAGCTCTTACATCGATTATGAGACGTCAGAACCCTGCGTTAAAATTGACGTGAGGCAAATTGCAGCCAGGCTCCTGCCCCCACTCTACTCTCTGGTGTTCATCTTTGGTGTCGTGGGCAACCTGCTGGTAGTTCTCATCCTGATCAACTGCAAAAGGCTGAAGAGCATGACTGACATCTACTTGCTCAACTTGGCCATCTCTGACCTGCTTTTCCTTCTTACCCTCCCGTTCTGGGCTCACTATGCCGCCGCCCAGTGGGACTTTGGAAATGCAATGTGTCAGCTTTTGACAGCGGTCTATTACATAGGCTTCTTCTCTGGAATCTTCTTCATCATCCTTCTGACAATAGACAGATACCTGGCCATCGTCCATGCTGTGTTTGCTCTCAAGGCCAGGACAGTCACCTTCGGGTTGGTGACAAGTGGGATCACCTGGGTAGCGGCCGTGCTTGCCTCTCTCCCAGGAATGATCTTTACCAAATCTCAAAAAGAAGCTTCCCGTCATACCTGCAGCCCTCATTTTCCAGCCAGTCAATATCATTTCTGGAAGAAATTCCAGACATTAAAGATGGTCACCTTAGGCCTGGTGCTGCCCCTGCTCATCATGGTCATCTGCTACTCGGGGATCCTGAGAACCCTGCTTCGGTGTCGGAGCGAGAAGAGACACAAGGCTGTGAGGCTCATCTTCACCATCATGATTGTCTACTTTCTTTTCTGGGCTCCCTACAACATCGTCCTCCTCCTGACCACCTTCCAGGAATTCTTTGGCCTGAATAATTGCGATAGTTCTAACAGGCTGGACCAAGCCATGCAGGTGACAGAGACTCTCGGGATGACGCACTGTTGCATCAACCCTGTCATCTACGCCTTCGTCGGGGAGAAGTTCAGAAGGTACCTCTCGGTGTTCTTTCAGAAACACATCGCCAAGCACTTTTGCAAACTCTGTCCCAACTTCCAAAAGGAAGTCCCTGAGCGCGTAAGCTCAGTTTATACCCGATCTACTGGGGAGCAGGATATCTCAGTTGGCTTATGAGCTGGACTCAAGCTGGCCTATGGCCTGGTCTGCATTGTGTCTGTGACTCAGTTTTTATACACAGCCTGCGGGGTGGGagtgattcttttaaaaaaagaagttactGTCACAGAGAGTCCAAGATTCACCCCCTATTTGACATCTCTTTTAAGTATATTGGATCTTTTAAGCCCATCAGATTTCTAAGCTGAATCCAAATATGTTGATGAAATAGCAACCTTCTCATCTCCCCACCACTTTTATTAGGTTATTGGCAAACTCTTCTTTCACTGAAAAAGTTGCCTATATAAAAGCAATCCTCAGAGAACTGCTGATTCTTCAgtgtatctgaaaaaaaaaaaaaaatcaagaagcgTTTTGTTCAGGTTCCTAGCTTGTGCAAGGCGACATACAGATTGTAAATGTGTTGAAAATAGATCTTTGGTGATGAGAAGGAAAGATAAAAATGTGATCGGTTAAGAAATGGTATCTTCCTTGTGTGATTTCCCCAGAAAGTTCCATAGATTTTCAGGATCAGGTGAGCACCCCGTGGTCTAGAACAGCTGAGAATGCTTCTTttttgtggggggtggggggtaggggaggggtactggggattgaacccaggggcactctaccactgaaccacatcgccagctctattttgtatctcatttagagacagggtctcactgagttgcttagcgcctcacttttgctgaggctggctttgaacttgccatcctcctgcttcagccttctacgccactgggattaaaggggtgcaccaccatgcctggcatgagAACGCTTCTTCATGAGAAGGAATTTAATTTGGATCATCAGTCGGTGGAGAGGCTGAAACCTGTGCTTCAGGCTGCAGAACTGTGTGTGCAAAGCTTGTGCTTCAGGCTGCAGGATTGTGTGTGCAAAGCCTGGCTATACGAAGACACTGGGTTGGTTGGGAGAGACCCTGGGGAGGAAGGACAGAGTCGGATCACAAGGAGCTTGACACCACTGCTCTATCAGAGTCGTGAGCAGAGCAGAGCTCCCCGGCCTGTCTGTGAGGCAGAAGACTTATTTCATGGCAATGGATGGCCTGGAAAGGTGAGCATTTAGGGCCTGAAGACCAACAAACAGCTGTAAGGTGGGAGGGGAATGGCTTCCACCAAGGATCAGGCCCCGCCCCCACGGGGGGAGAGAAGGTTAGTGCGGCATTTAGGGTATAAAGTTAGCAGAACATGTATGAATTTTGAATTGGAGTTTGGATGGCAAAGAGGAGTCGGGGAGGACCCTGAGGCTTCAAGCCCATCAGAGAAGGCCTTGAAGAGCCATCAAAAACGAAGGGAGAAGGGCTAGGTAGAGAAGAAGGGGCTTTGGCATCAGAGGATGAGTCCCATTTTCTGAGATGAATCTTGCCTTCCCCAGAGGGGCTCCAGGCTGACTTCACTGAAGGCTCCTGTCTGCAGAGCTGTCCTCCTCGTCCCAGCTCGGATCATGGGGTCCTTCCACGAGGCTCAGAAACACCAGATTTGTGAATACCTGAGCTGAGGTCTACAAACACATTGTGGGTCCCACGGGAGTTGTAGGTGAGGATTGCTCATGTAGGTCAGTGGTTGagcccttgcctggcatgcatgaagcccCAGGTTCCTTCCACAACAccacaaaaacaacaaacaaacaaaaaatccagaATGTTATAATCTTACACAAGAAGGCCCAAAGAGGTGAGGGGAAGCTCTCTTGCCCAAGATTCTGTCTGCTCAGAAGAGTGAGCTCTCTGGATTTACCTATCAATATGCAAAGGGGGAAGTAACACATACATTTGGAAACAAGTTGCCCTGAGTTTCAGAAGCCACAAAAGCACAATTTACTAACCTCCATGTTTCAGGCCAAGTGTGGGGGGTGTTGGATACTTCTTTCAGAAGCCTCCAGAAGGACTATACCCAAACACTTAGGGATGCATTCACTTCAAGGGAGGGTtaggatttttgtttttgtttttgtttttacatcCCTGGGGTTGTTTGAACTTCAGAGTTGTTAAGACAATCACAGCAAAGGCTAGGTAAGGAAACATAAGTGGCCAAGAATCACTCAGGGGATTAAAGGGTCAGAATGATAAGAAGTGCTACTGGTTTTTCTCAAGCTTCTGAATGTGAAACTAGGGCATGTGGCTGTCAGCAGGAAATGAACAAATGGAAATGTCTTTCCTTTGTTCCGAAGGTCATTGAAAGTGCATGCGGAGCTACACCCCTCACCCCAAGTCAGTCCAAACATCTGACATCACTGAGGGTCCAAGATTCATCCAATCTCTTTACCTATCCGTATGCAAAGGGGGGAAAGGACACATACAACTTGTTTCCAAATGTAGTTTCTTCCAAACTCCTTGGAAGAAAATATGCCTCTAATAAAAACCACCTTATTAATataactgtatttttaaaatttgttttaatcagttataaatgacagtagaatgcactttgatacatcatacaaaATGGAGTGTAATTCCTCatccttgtggttgtacatggtgtagaaTC is part of the Callospermophilus lateralis isolate mCalLat2 chromosome 1, mCalLat2.hap1, whole genome shotgun sequence genome and encodes:
- the LOC143409475 gene encoding C-C chemokine receptor type 5; this encodes MDYQVSSPSSYIDYETSEPCVKIDVRQIAARLLPPLYSLVFIFGVVGNLLVVLILINCKRLKSMTDIYLLNLAISDLLFLLTLPFWAHYAAAQWDFGNAMCQLLTAVYYIGFFSGIFFIILLTIDRYLAIVHAVFALKARTVTFGLVTSGITWVAAVLASLPGMIFTKSQKEASRHTCSPHFPASQYHFWKKFQTLKMVTLGLVLPLLIMVICYSGILRTLLRCRSEKRHKAVRLIFTIMIVYFLFWAPYNIVLLLTTFQEFFGLNNCDSSNRLDQAMQVTETLGMTHCCINPVIYAFVGEKFRRYLSVFFQKHIAKHFCKLCPNFQKEVPERVSSVYTRSTGEQDISVGL